TAAGTATAGAAGGATAAACCAAGTTGACTTGAGGAGGAATAACCCGGTTAGTCTTAGGATGAATAACCCGGTTAACCTGATGAGGAATAAGGGGGTTGGTTTGAGGAGGAACAGCCCGGTTTACCATAGAAGGATTAACCAGGTTGACTTGAGGAAGAATAAACTGGTTAGTCTGAGGAGGAACAACCCGGTTAACTTCTTGAGAAATAACCCAGTTACCTTGAGAAGGACCAACCCCGTTAACCAGAGAAGGAACAAATTGGTAAAATGAACTATCCCCATCATTTGTTtcctaaaccaaaaaaacaaaaagtaacaTTAGGCCACATGAAGAAATTGTAGACAATTCACTCAACTTACAAAATGATAAGAGAAAAATGGAGAGACTTTACCtgtggatgtgtgatgtgtttGCAGGGATAGCATTTAACAGATCGATCTTCCATTTGATATATGATTGTTGCATTACATCCACCACATACCAGAGTTTTAACACTAGGCATAGGACGCCATGAACTACAACAAGGACATTTCACTGTTCTTCCTGTGCTGCTTCTATAAGATAAGTTGGCCTTACAGTTTTTACATGGAAGCCTAGCTGCAAGCAGATGCCCTGAAATGACAAATCAAGATCTTAGCGATTCGATTGGAAAAAAACCATTGTCATAACtcataacaaaagaaaagaaacagagtTTGATTTATAGAGATATATTTACCGAGATGAGGTGTGAATCGAACGTGACATTGTGGACAGACAACTCTTAGTCCTCC
The Raphanus sativus cultivar WK10039 chromosome 1, ASM80110v3, whole genome shotgun sequence DNA segment above includes these coding regions:
- the LOC108846074 gene encoding uncharacterized protein LOC108846074, whose protein sequence is MVKSSLVCVCFRAMQNQANRQGRIHFAELQTGGLRVVCPQCHVRFTPHLGHLLAARLPCKNCKANLSYRSSTGRTVKCPCCSSWRPMPSVKTLVCGGCNATIIYQMEDRSVKCYPCKHITHPQETNDGDSSFYQFVPSLVNGVGPSQGNWVISQEVNRVVPPQTNQFILPQVNLVNPSMVNRAVPPQTNPLIPHQVNRVIHPKTNRVIPPQVNLVYPSILNRTVPQTNPLLPHQINRIVHPRVNRVIPPQINRRKRKANAETESTATSPFTVSYLLFFFSMKVLGACFCKNNNASTFLFCSQTLRVRAQAPL